Proteins encoded in a region of the Zea mays cultivar B73 chromosome 4, Zm-B73-REFERENCE-NAM-5.0, whole genome shotgun sequence genome:
- the LOC100285456 gene encoding px19-like protein, with translation MVVYTQEHVYRHPWDRVTAAAWRKFTDPASCTALSHVADVHTLHRRLDSDTGRLQAARSITVRSPPLPFVLRRLLPSAAASPNGAALCHCVETSLVDAQRRAMDVVVRNVSLRGLIEVEERASYRPHPDRPDDWTQFRQETTIRCRPLAALAAVAEKVETRCAERFLQNSAKGREVVERICRYLEAESAGAAPSVT, from the coding sequence ATGGTGGTGTACACGCAGGAACATGTGTACCGGCACCCGTGGGACCGGGTGACAGCGGCGGCGTGGCGCAAGTTCACGGATCCGGCCTCCTGTACGGCGCTCTCCCACGTCGCAGACGTTCACACCCTACACCGCCGCCTCGACTCCGACACGGGCCGCCTCCAGGCCGCGCGCTCCATCACCGTGCGGTCCCCGCCGCTCCCTTTCGTCCTGCGCCGACTCCTCCCGTCCGCCGCGGCGTCCCCAAACGGCGCCGCGCTCTGCCACTGCGTCGAGACCTCGCTCGTGGACGCCCAGCGCCGCGCCATGGACGTCGTCGTGCGCAACGTCAGCCTCCGGGGCCTCATCGAGGTCGAGGAGCGCGCCTCCTACAGACCACATCCGGACCGGCCCGACGACTGGACGCAGTTCAGGCAGGAGACCACGATCCGGTGCCGCCCGCTCGCGGCCCTCGCCGCCGTCGCTGAGAAGGTCGAGACCCGGTGCGCCGAGAGGTTTCTGCAGAATAGCGCCAAGGGGAGGGAGGTCGTCGAGCGGATCTGCCGGTACCTCGAGGCCGAGTCCGCCGGCGCCGCGCCCTCCGTAACCTGA
- the LOC100280609 gene encoding pollen-specific arabinogalacta protein BAN102 precursor has translation MEMKKIACAVLVAASATVALAAEAPAPSPTSGSSAVAPAIVGAAVASFFAYYIH, from the coding sequence ATGGAGATGAAGAAGATCGCCTGCGCCGTCCTCGTCGccgcctcggccaccgtggcgcTGGCCGCGGAGGCGCCGGCTCCGTCTCCCACCAGCGGCTCCTCCGCGGTCGCACCCGCCATCGTCGGGGCCGCCGTGGCCTCCTTCTTCGCGTACTACATTCACTGA
- the LOC100278014 gene encoding uncharacterized protein LOC100278014, producing MALSRLSHRLLSPTAVAAAHFPIPKTFTHGRDPFILLNPGRRFFSAPSNPSPNPSSTTSEPSQGAPSAPASPDEMRHQEIEGPTVERDTSPLADETRRELDALRRTVQRLSGSLALLGGAHLAAGAWISYGAPPLGVGSAAAVQGVAAFAFPFAVALVLRRAIKPIAFFQKMEANARLQVLTLCLQATKNVNLMLLRTRVMAISCALGVSVASVAAVFIR from the coding sequence ATGGCGCTCTCGCGCCTCTCCCACCGCCTCCTGAGCCCAACGGCTGTCGCCGCCGCGCACTTCCCCATACCTAAAACATTCACCCATGGCCGCGACCCCTTCATCCTCCTGAATCCCGGCCGCCGCTTCTTCTCCGCGCCCTCAAACCCcagccccaacccctcctccacgACATCAGAGCCCAGCCAAGGCGCCCCATCCGCGCCCGCGTCGCCGGATGAGATGCGGCACCAGGAGATCGAGGGCCCCACGGTGGAGCGCGATACGTCGCCGCTGGCCGACGAAACGCGGCGGGAGCTCGACGCGCTCCGCCGCACCGTGCAGCGCCTCAGCGGCTCGCTCGCGCTCCTCGGAGGAGCGCACCTCGCCGCCGGCGCGTGGATATCTTACGGTGCTCCGCCTCTCGGTGTCGGATCCGCCGCGGCAGTGCAGGGAGTGGCGGCGTTCGCGTTCCCCTTCGCGGTCGCCCTGGTGCTACGCCGCGCCATCAAGCCCATCGCCTTCTTCCAGAAGATGGAGGCCAACGCGAGGCTGCAGGTGCTCACGTTGTGCCTCCAGGCTACGAAGAACGTTAACCTCATGCTGCTCCGGACACGGGTGATGGCCATCTCTTGCGCTCTGGGAGTGTCTGTCGCGTCAGTTGCTGCGGTGTTTATTAGATGA